In a genomic window of Sarcophilus harrisii chromosome 4, mSarHar1.11, whole genome shotgun sequence:
- the IGSF9 gene encoding protein turtle homolog A, whose amino-acid sequence MIWCLCLATLSLITSQGADGLVKPEAVTVVGRTGESALLSCDLLPPTGRPPLHVIEWLRFGFLLPIFIQFGLYSPRVDPHYVGRVRLQEGASLLIEKLQTEDQGWYECRVLFLDQPNPEDDFANGSWVHLTVNSPPRFLETPPPVLEVREWVPVTLHCAASGSPQPQVAWKRDGRDLGQGQGQVQVQNGTLRIERVEQSSAGIYTCHAFSPEGSATHATHLLVHGPPVIVVPPENSTVNASQDASLACQAQAHPANLTYTWFHGSTNVFHISRLQPRVRILVDGSLWLQATQPDDAGRYTCVPSNGLRHPPSASAYLTVLYPAQVTAMPPETPLPVGMQGVIRCPTRANPPLLFVNWTKDGQALQLDKFPGWSQASDGSLVIALGNEDALGEYTCTPYNSHGTTGPSPPTRVLLKAPPAFIEQPKKEYFQEVGRELLIPCSAHGDPTPTITWAKVDRSLRGEAQVDGNSSLVLRPLSKEAHGRWECSASNTVARVSTTTNVYVLGTSPHAVINVSVLSLPEGANVSWEPGFDGGYLQRFSVWYTPLAKRPDRAHHDWISLPVPAGAAHLVVAGLQPHTSYQFSVLAQNKLGSGPFSEIILSSPDGLPTTQVVPMSHPTESQLPLSPPRGLLAVRTARGVLLHWEPPLLAPETLASYALEGRHGSHGWEVLDRAIGGADTQLLVPGLIKDSFYEFRLVAFAGSYISDPSNVANISTAGMEVYPSRTQLPGLLPQPVLAGVVGGVCFLSVAILISTMAACAMNRRRAARLRKRHRDLPLIFSPPRKSPPNSAPGSGSPDSVAKLKLQESPSLSLRQSLLWGETTQLPSPPAQLLSSPLPLEPICRGPDGRFVMGPGAGSPQVLLSQIQDEPQSTVHRQAHSFDCSSSSPSGVARPLHIADISPVGPPPSPLPAPSPLLQYLSLPFFREMNVDGDWPIEESSPAPPLDYMDTRPGPETTLSRPLGSPLGLPKAVLPGSGVSGGGSDSPCTALADWTLRERGLPGPPPAVPRGSLTSQSSGRGSASFFRPPSLAPSLGGSYLSPPSGDTNSWASGGIGLERWPRREHVLTVSKRRNTSVDENYEWDSELPGDSELLESLQLGQRGGGSRLQAEPKLGSKEPESTWGAAHPLGPEERCAALREEFLAFRRRRDATRARLPPRRDPINHPEQATLL is encoded by the exons GGCGTGTGCGGCTACAGGAAGGGGCATCCTTACTAATTGAAAAGCTTCAGACGGAGGACCAGGGTTGGTATGAATGTCGTGTGCTCTTCTTGGATCAGCCCAACCCGGAAGATGACTTTGCCAATGGCTCCTGGGTTCACCTCACAGTTAATT CCCCTCCCAGATTCCTGGAGACCCCCCCGCCAGTGTTGGAGGTTCGGGAGTGGGTGCCGGTGACCCTGCACTGTGCGGCCAGTGGCAGCCCCCAGCCTCAGGTGGCCTGGAAGCGGGATGGGCGGGACCTGGGCCAGGGCCAGGGCCAGGTGCAG GTGCAGAATGGGACCCTCCGGATTGAGAGAGTGGAGCAGTCCAGCGCTGGGATCTACACGTGCCATGCCTTCAGCCCCGAGGGCAGCGCCACGCATGCTACCCACCTGCTGGTGCACG GACCTCCAGTCATCGTGGTGCCCCCTGAGAATAGCACAGTTAATGCCTCCCAGGATGCCTCCTTGGCCTGCCAGGCTCAAGCACATCCTGCCAACCTCACCTACACCTGGTTCCATGGGAGCACCAATGTCTTCCACATCAG TCGCCTGCAGCCCCGAGTTCGAATCCTGGTGGATGGAAGTCTCTGGCTGCAGGCTACCCAGCCTGATGACGCTGGACGCTACACCTGTGTGCCAAGCAACGGCCTTCGCCACCCCCCTTCAGCATCTGCCTACCTCACCGTGCTGT ACCCTGCTCAGGTGACAGCAATGCCCCCAGAGACGCCCTTGCCTGTGGGCATGCAGGGAGTGATACGGTGTCCCACCCGTGCCAACCCCCCTCTCCTGTTTGTCAACTGGACCAAAGATGGCCAGGCCTTGCAGCTGGACAAG TTCCCAGGCTGGTCCCAGGCTTCAGACGGCTCATTGGTCATTGCCCTGGGGAACGAGGATGCCCTAGGAGAATACACCTGCACTCCTTACAACAGCCATGGCACCACTGGGCCTTCCCCCCCAACCCGCGTGCTGCTCAAG GCTCCTCCAGCTTTCAttgaacaaccaaaaaaagagtACTTCCAAGAAGTGGGGAGGGAATTGCTCATCCCTTGTTCAGCCCATGGGGACCCCACCCCCACCATCACCTGGGCTAAG GTGGACCGAAGCCTGCGAGGCGAGGCCCAGGTGGATGGTAATAGCAGCCTGGTCCTGCGACCACTGAGCAAGGAAGCTCATGGGCGTTGGGAGTGCAGTGCCAGCAATACTGTGGCTCGTGTGTCAACCACTACTAATGTCTACGTGTTAG GTACTAGTCCCCATGCTGTCATCAATGTGTCTGTGCTGTCCTTACCTGAGGGAGCCAATGTCTCCTGGGAGCCTGGTTTCGATGGTGGCTACCTGCAGAGATTCAGTGTGTGGTATACCCCTCT GGCCAAGCGTCCCGACCGTGCCCACCATGACTGGATATCCTTGCCAGTGCCTGCAGGTGCTGCTCACCTAGTGGTAGCAGGTCTGCAACCCCACACCAGCTACCAATTCAGTGTCCTGGCCCAGAACAAGCTGGGGAGTGGGCCTTTCAGTGAGATCATCCTGTCTTCTCCAGATG GGCTCCCAACTACCCAGGTGGTCCCCATGTCACACCCCACGGAATCCCAACTACCCCTCTCCCCACCCCGAGGACTCCTGGCAGTGAGGACAGCAAGGGGTGTGCTTCTGCACTGGGAGCCTCCTTTGCTGGCTCCTGAAACATTAGCCAGTTATGCTCTGGAAGGGCGGCACGGCTCCCATGGCTGGGAAGTGCTGGACAGGGCCATTGGGGGAGCTGACACTCAACTGCTGGTGCCTGGACTCATCAAG GATTCCTTCTATGAGTTTCGTCTCGTGGCTTTTGCTGGCAGCTACATCAGTGACCCCAGCAACGTGGCCAACATCTCCACAGCTG GCATGGAGGTGTACCCCTCCCGAACACAGCTTCCCGGCCTGCTGCCTCAGCCTGTGCTGGCTGGTGTGGTTGGCGGCGTTTGCTTCCTGAGCGTAGCCATTCTCATCAGCACAATGGCTGCCTGTGCCATGAACAGACGTCGGGCTGCCAGACTCCGAAAACGTCACCGAG ATCTACCACTCATCTTCTCCCCCCCAAGGAAGTCACCTCCCAA TTCTGCTCCAGGCTCGGGCAGCCCTGACAGTGTGGCGAAGCTAAAACTCCAGGAGTCCCCATCTCTCAGCCTTCGACAAAGTCTGCTGTGGGGGGAGACCACCCAGCTCCCCAGTCCTCCTGCCCAGCTCCTGTCTAGTCCACTGCCCCTGGAACCAATCTGCCGAGGCCCTGATGGGCGATTTGTGATGGGACCGGGTGCTGGGTCCCCCCAGGTTTTGCTGTCCCAGATCCAAGACGAGCCCCAAAGCACAGTCCATCGCCAGGCTCACTCATTTGACTGCAGCAGCAGCAGTCCCAGTGGAGTGGCCCGGCCCCTTCACATTGCTGACATCAGTCCTGTGGGCCCACCACCTAGCCCCCTGCCAGCCCCTAGCCCCCTGCTCCAGTATTTGAGTCTCCCGTTCTTCCGGGAGATGAATGTTGATGGGGACTGGCCGATTGAAGAATCCAGTCCGGCTCCACCCCTTGACTACATGGACACCCGGCCAGGCCCTGAGACAACTCTGTCTCGACCTCTGGGCTCCCCGTTAGGCCTCCCTAAGGCAGTTTTGCCCGGGAGTGGGGTCAGCGGGGGGGGCTCTGATTCACCCTGCACTGCCTTGGCAGACTGGACACTTCGGGAGAGGGGCCTTCCTGGGCCTCCCCCTGCTGTGCCCAGAGGCAGCCTCACCAGCCAGAGCAGTGGGAGAGGTAGTGCCTCCTTTTTTCGGCCCCCCTCCCTGGCCCCCTCTCTTGGCGGTAGCTACCTCAGTCCTCCCTCAGGGGACACTAACAGTTGGGCCAGTGGAGGAATTGGTCTGGAGAGGTGGCCTCGGAGGGAACATGTGCTGACCGTCAGTAAGAG GAGGAACACTTCAGTGGATGAAAACTATGAATGGGACTCTGAGCTTCCTGGGGACTCGGAACTGCTCGAATCCCTGCAGCTGGGGCAGAGGGGTGGTGGCTCCCGGCTCCAGGCTGAACCAAAACTAG GCTCCAAGGAACCAGAGAGTACCTGGGGTGCTGCCCACCCTCTGGGACCAGAAGAACGCTGCGCTGCACTCCGGGAGGAGTTCTTGGCCTTCCGACGTCGCCGTGACGCTACCCGAGCACGGCTACCTCCTCGCCGGGACCCTATTAATCACCCTGAGCAAGCCACATTACTATGA
- the TAGLN2 gene encoding transgelin-2, which produces MANRGPAYGLSREVQQKIEKQYDSDLEQILIQWITTQCRKDVGRPQPGRDNFQNWLKDGTVLCELINSLFPEGQGPVKRIQASGMAFKQMEQISQFLQAAERYGINATDIFQTVDLWEGKNMACVQRTLMNLGGLAVARGDGLFTGDPNWFPKKSKENPRNFTDNQLQEGKNVIGLQMGTNRGASQAGMTGYGMPRQIL; this is translated from the exons ATGGCCAACAGGGGACCCGCATACGGACTCAGCCGGGAAGTGCAGCAGAAAATTGAGAAGCAGTATGATTCTGACCTGGAACAGATCCTCATTCAGTGGATTACCACACAGTGCCGCAAGGACGTTGGGCGGCCCCAGCCTGGGCGAGACAATTTCCAAAACTGGCTCAAGGATGGCACG GTGCTGTGCGAGCTTATCAACAGCCTGTTCCCTGAAGGCCAGGGCCCGGTAAAGAGGATCCAGGCTTCCGGCATGGCCTTCAAACAGATGGAACAGATTTCTCAGTTCCTGCAGGCGGCGGAGCGCTACGGCATCAATGCCACAGATATTTTCCAGACTGTGGACCTCTGGGAAG GAAAGAATATGGCCTGTGTGCAGCGGACACTAATGAACCTTGGTGGGCTGGCAGTGGCTCGGGGTGATGGGCTCTTCACCGGAGATCCCAACTGGTTCCCTAA GAAATCCAAGGAGAATCCCCGAAACTTCACAGATAACCAACTGCAGGAGGGCAAGAACGTCATCGGGCTGCAAATGGGCACCAACCGTGGGGCATCTCAAGCAGGCATGACTGGCTATGGGATGCCACGCCAGATCCTCTGA